One segment of Eretmochelys imbricata isolate rEreImb1 chromosome 5, rEreImb1.hap1, whole genome shotgun sequence DNA contains the following:
- the TOPORS gene encoding E3 ubiquitin-protein ligase Topors: MGDPLNYLTERGRRRRLRHGGEEPRAGPGPGPARCRRRQRLKAADTGQPRGEGEAPAPDGGAAANMTSTTEEFTVDSSFSPKAGTSKLHQTMPTDTSPDSKCPICLDRFDNVAYLDRCLHRFCFRCVQEWSKNKAECPLCKQPFHSIFHTVRAEDDFKEYVLRPLQNGSFASPDGRRFRYRTTLTRERHTSAYPRRSSSSRRTLSPPDNGILFEGLSGQPVGQRDGGIHQMIRRLASRRQASAEGRSLRQIQEQDIINFRRALYRSGVRVRNIQDGGRYRDISAEFFRMNPACLHRLVPWLKRELTVLFGAHGSLVNIVQHIIMSNVTRYDLESQAFSDDLKPFLLHRTNHFLHEFISFARCPFNIEAYDQHANYDCPAPSYEEGSQSESSVITISPDETDSQEPDHNASTTSVDQAPWDDETPGPSYSSSEPVHVAMASPLDTSETSDEEPSRNGTELQGQLQDNAAPDGDTDTSSDNCVIVGYVKPLAERTPELVELSSDSEESVDDGKSEDVKKPQPIQFHVFSVSDASGCSSPCSPISKDGKYSHKSSTSPSQKMKSKKNEKDTTKIKDLSTKDSLQSSSTRRDRMCSPCSHRLSRRRRSRSSESYSQHSRNRDSHGQRTRRKHHSKERLKSRLSRSRDSSGHRTKRDKRRSKPRDISLSRKSQTVSLSSESTISRDVSRSRSRSNDHSRRRSRSRDSDHYYVRDNYQSRYQWEYTFYSRNMDRDGYESSYRRRTQARAHYSRQSASPEYRIQSFSERTNTRNQRSHNESRYYYYERRRSRSRSSNRSRTTSDRMRCEKPGGKRKYKTRHLENAHKENATSPCEGKGSDLQKSLSKYSGCYKNQDSLLDNQASVGSRHKKRKKNTRSPSVEIIYEGKASDTTRHHKKKKKKHKKKHRRHHTSNSSHSSPVVITIDSDSDKETGIQENTECDSSISWTTTTQFNERENETPSPVLGTSDCKDEYTVDGESGLLDKDSSITTTRGDLGDDSGKVDRQFQETSNEQTLAVADDSSASDMGTLPRNVETIQTQSSSQLPSSRASFVENSERPPLILRLPKRLIDRSYWLDSPEKKM; this comes from the exons ATGGGTGACCCACTGAATTACCTCACAGAGCGGGGGCGCCGCCGCCGCCTTCGTCACGGGGGGGAAGAGCCGCGCGCGGGCCCCGGCCCGGGCCCCgcccgctgccgccgccgccagAGACTCAAAGCGGCGGACACGGGGCAGCCCCGCGGGGAGGGCGAAGCGCCGGCACCGGACGGCGGCGCCGCTGCT aaCATGACATCAACAACTGAGGAGTTTACGGTGGATAGCAGCTTTTCACCTAAAGCTGGCACAAGCAAGCTGCATCAGACAATGCCAACAGATACATCTCCAGACTCTAAATGTCCAATCTGCTTGGACAGATTTGACAATGTGGCCTACTTAGATCGTTGCTTGCATAGGTTCTGCTTTCGTTGTGTACAGGAATGGTCAAAAAACAAAGCTGAATGTCCACTCTGCAAACAGCCTTTCCATTCTATCTTCCATACAGTGAGAGCTGAAGATGATTTCAAGGAGTATGTACTCAGGCCTTTGCAAAATGGCTCTTTTGCTAGTCCTGATGGGCGGAGATTTCGTTACCGTACTACGTTAACAAGGGAACGTCATACATCAGCTTATCCTCGAAGGAGTTCCTCTTCTCGAAGAACGCTGTCACCTCCAGATAATGGGATATTATTTGAAGGATTATCTGGTCAACCAGTGGGGCAAAGAGATGGAGGAATTCATCAGATGATTAGACGGCTTGCATCAAGGAGACAAGCTAGTGCAGAGGGTAGATCACTGCGGCAAATTCAAGAACAAGATATAATTAATTTCCGAAGAGCTCTGTATCGTTCTGGTGTGCGTGTTAGAAATATTCAAGATGGTGGTCGTTATAGAGACATTTCAGCTGAGTTTTTCCGCATGAACCCCGCTTGTCTTCACAGATTAGTTCCGTGGCTGAAGCGTGAGCTAACAGTCCTGTTTGGTGCCCATGGGTCTCTAGTCAATATTGTACAGCATATCATCATGAGTAATGTGACTAGATATGATTTGGAGAGTCAGGCCTTTTCTGATGACTTAAAGCCTTTTTTGCTCCATCGTACTAACCACTTTTTACATGAATTCATCAGCTTTGCCCGATGTCCTTTTAACATAGAGGCATACGATCAGCATGCCAATTATGATTGTCCTGCTCCTTCATATGAAGAAGGAAGCCAGTCGGAATCATCAGTTATTACAATATCTCCAGATGAGACAGATTCCCAAGAACCAGATCATAATGCATCTACAACTAGCGTTGATCAGGCACCTTGGGATGATGAAACTCCAGGGCCATCGTATTCTAGCTCAGAGCCGGTTCATGTTGCCATGGCTTCTCCTTTGGATACTTCGGAAACTTCTGATGAAGAACCTAGTAGAAATGGAACTGAACTGCAAGGGCAGTTACAAGATAATGCAGCCCCAGATGGTGACACTGATACTTCTTCAGACAACTGCGTCATTGTTGGGTATGTTAAGCCATTAGCTGAAAGAACACCAGAACTTGTTGAGCTGTCCTCAGACTCTGAGGAGTCAGTTGATGATGGGAAAAGCGAGGATGTGAAGAAACCACAGCCTATCCAGTTTCACGTTTTTAGCGTCAGTGATGCTAGTGGGTGCTCATCGCCATGCTCTCCTATATCTAAGGATGGTAAATATAGCCATAAAAGCAGCACCTCACCCTCACAAAAGATGAagtcaaaaaagaatgagaaagaTACAACTAAAATAAAAGATTTGTCTACAAAGGACTCATTACAAAGTTCCTCTACAAGAAGGGATAGGATGTGCTCTCCATGCAGCCACAGATTATCCAGGAGGAGGAGATCAAGGAGTTCAGAATCATATTCACAACACTCTCGCAACAGAGACAGCCATGGACAGAGAACCAGGAGGAAACATCACAGCAAAGAAAGGTTAAAAAGTAGACTATCAAGAAGCAGAGATAGTAGCGGACATAGGACCAAAAGAGACAAAAGGAGGTCAAAACCTCGAGACATAAGTTTATCTAGAAAAAGCCAGACAGTGTCTCTAAGTAGTGAGAGCACTATATCTAGAGATGTAAGCCGATCAAGATCCCGGAGTAATGATCATAGCAGAAGAAGATCGAGGAGCAGAGACAGTGATCATTATTATGTAAGAGATAATTACCAAAGTAGATACCAGTGGGAATACACTTTTTACAGTAGAAACATGGACAGAGATGGCTATGAATCATCGTACAGGAGGAGAACTCAGGCCAGAGCTCATTATTCAAGGCAGTCGGCTAGTCCAGAGTACAGAATACAGTCTTTTTCTGAAAGGACAAATACTCGAAATCAGAGAAGTCACAATGAAAGCCGATATTATTACTATGAAAGACGCAGATCAAGGAGTCGATCCAGTAATAGATCTCGGACTACTTCTGATAGAATGCGATGTGAAAAGCCTGGTGgaaaaaggaaatacaaaacTCGCCACTTGGAGAATGCACACAAGGAGAATGCAACAAGCCCTTGCGAAGGGAAAGGAAGTGACCTCCAGAAGTCTTTGTCAAAATACAGTGGTTGCTACAAAAATCAGGACAGCCTTTTAGACAACCAAGCAAGCGTTGGCAGTAGacataaaaagaggaaaaaaaatacaagaagTCCAAGCGTAGAGATTATTTACGAAGGAAAAGCTAGTGACACAACCAgacatcataaaaagaaaaagaaaaagcacaagaagaaaCACAGGAGACATCATACAAGTAACTCATCACATTCTTCTCCAGTTGTGATTACAATTGACAGTGATAGTGATAAGGAGACTGGAATACAAGAAAATACAGAGTGTGACAGTAGTATCTCTTGGACAACCACAACCCAGTttaatgagagagaaaatgagacTCCATCCCCTGTCCTGGGAACAAGTGATTGTAAGGATGAGTACACAGTAGATGGTGAAAGTGGACTGTTGGACAAGGATTCCAGTATTACTACCACTAGGGGAGACTTAGGTGATGACTCTGGAAAGGTAGATCGCCAATTTCAGGAAACATCAAATGAGCAGACTCTTGCAGTGGCAGATGATAGTAGTGCATCTGACATGGGAACTCTACCGAGAAATGTTGAAACTATACAAACTCAATCATCCAGTCAGTTGCCGTCTTCCAGAGCATCATTTGTAGAGAATTCAGAGAGACCACCTTTGATATTAAGACTGCCAAAGAGACTTATTGACAGATCCTACTGGCTTGACTCCCCAGAAAAAAAGATGTAA
- the TZMP1 gene encoding small integral membrane protein 27, whose protein sequence is MAALGRSARDWLYSLILLTIVLLSWGYVIYATRIAARWQLEKDYPDQMLNI, encoded by the exons ATGGCGGCGCTGGGCCGCAGCGCCCGGGACTGGCTTTACTCGCTG ATTCTTCTCACCATTGTATTACTTTCATGGGGATATGTTATTTATGCAACAAGAATAGCGGCTCGGTGGCAACTTGAGAAGGACTACCCCGATCAAATGTTGAATATTTAA